Genomic DNA from Clostridia bacterium:
CAGCGACTCCCTGGACCGTGCGCTTTCGCCCGAGGAAATTGTGGAAATTTTAAGCACCACCACCGGAAATGTGGCACAGGCTTTGGCGGAAAAGGCTGAAGAAAACGGTGCCAACGGCAACGTATGTGCCATTTATGTACAGCCTAAAAAGAAAAAGTGGTGGCTGGCTCCCTTAATTCTGCTGATTCTGATTGCCGGCTTTTTTGCTGTTAAAAACAGCGGTCTTCCCGAATTGCTTCAGAACATCGGCAAAGACACGCAGACTGAAACGGTTGCGGTATCTGACGGACAGACCGGGCAGGATTCTGCTGAGACGGTGGATGTGGAAAAAACCGTTCCGGGCAGTATGCGTGCGCTGAAAAAAGAACTGGACGGCTTTGCAGAATACATTACCGGCGACAACAGCAATGTAACCTACTATGTAAAAGACATTAAAACCGGCGAAGAAATTTACCGCAACGCCGAACAAAAAATGGATGCTGACCGTTTAATCGACCTTTATATTATGGCGGAAATTTACCGCCTGGCAGATGACGGCACAATTACAATGTCTGATTCAGTTAAAGGACAGATTGAAAGCATGCTTGTCAAAAATGACGATGCAAGCCGTGAAGCACTTTTACTGCTCGCAGGAAACGGTGAAAGGGAAGCGGGTGTTAAAGCGGTAACAGAAAACGCGACCAAAAAGCTCGGATGCACCGCAACCGCTTTGCAGGCAGATGAAGATACGGCAAACGAAACCTCTGCCAAGGATTGCGGTACACTTCTGGAAATGATGTATAAAAATGAGCTGGTATCGGCAGAAGCGTCTGCCGAAATGCTTGACTTATTAAAGGCACAGCAAAACAAAGACAAGATACCGCACTTCCTGCCGGACGGCACAACGGTGGCAAACCGAAGCGGCGAAACCAGTGCTGTTCAGAACGACACGGCTATTGTGTATACCGAAAAGGGCGACTTTATTTTAAGTGTGATGATCAGCGACTATACCAACAGCTCCGAAGAGGCAGAGGATGTAATTGCATCCATGTCCGAAGCAGTATTTAATTACATTACCGACGAGTCCTGACTTGCACGATAATAAACAATAAGGAGGAAAAACTTATGAAATTTTGTAAAAAATGCGGAAACGCAATGGAAGATGTGGCGGCATTTTGCGGCAAATGCGGTACAGCTGCCGAGCTGTCCGAAGAAGCTGCTGCTCCCGAAGAAGTTAACCGTGCGGAAGCTACTCCTATGGAAAGCATCCCACAGACTGAGCCTGCACCTGTGCAAAAGCCCATCCCGGACGGATATATGCCTGCTGAGCTTGATATGTCAGACTCCCCCTACGCACCTGACAGCTTTATAAGCAACTTTCATGAGAATATCGGAGGCAGCTCGCTGTTTCTGATTGCGATTATACTGACCTCTACGGTGGTAGTTCTGCAGTTTATAACAAGCCTGCTCGGCATTATGAACGGGAATTATGAGCATGTCTTTTTCCTGTTCGGCACTCTGGTTACTGCCGGCATGCTGTGCACAGGTCTGTGGCTGATTTATGCTGCATCCGCATCACCCACTCTTCCCGAAAAGTGCTACATAGCCTTCTGGCTTTTGAAAACCTTTTTTATACTGGCTTTAATCTGGCAGGGGTTGGGTCTGCTGGTTGATCTTACCTCTGTATACATCTCCATGACAGGCACAAATGTTATGAGTCAGTTAGGTCCTGTTGCACAGGACGGTGTTGGCAAGGGCATGCTGATGCTCATAAAAATCCTTTTGGGTAAGGGCACGATGCTTCCCTATCTCTGCTGTTCTTATTATCTGATCCGTAGCCTGGAAAAGAAGTTTGACGAAAACGAAGAGGACTATTGCGAGGAAGGCAAAGCGTTCTCCGTTTTCAAAGCATACGCCGTTTTTTGCGCTGTACATGCAATCGGTGCACTCCTTTCCTCGTTCTTCATTGAATATAACTATGTGAATGTCATGGGCATTATCCTTGCACTGATCAATGCCGTTCCGCTTACCATTTATGCATGGCAGGCATGGGTCGGACCTTTCGACTCTGTGGATTTTGATTTTTCAGGCATTTTCTTTTAATCATCTGTAAACCAAAAGAAAACACGCAAAAAAATTTGCGTGTTTTCTTCATTTTTCTGTTTTAGCCTTGTGCTTTCGCGCCACCTTAAGTCCCGAGTGGTAATTGGCACCCCGCACAATGGTATCCATACCGAACCGATTGCGGATACTATCCACTGCTTTATCAATTTTGCGGGATTTTTCGTCTGTTGCTGTGTCAAACAATGAGGTCTGCACATATTCTTCAAAGGTAATCTGGGTCAGTGCAACCCCTAAAAGACGAAGAGGAGTTTTGCCGTCCCACAGCTCATCAAACAGCTTTTTTGACAGAGCATACACTTCATTTGTAATATCTGTCGGATTATCCAGCTTGCATTGATGGGATTTGTTTTTAAAATCCGAAGAGCGGACAGAAACCGATACCGAATAGGCTTTGGCACCGTCGGCACGCATACGGGTTGCTGTGGCATCGGATAATGCCAGCAAAACTTTGTACGCGGTTTCTTTGTCGGTCACGTCCTCCGAAAGGGTGATGGAATGACTGTACCCTTTTGGCTTTTCCCGCTCGGAGCAGATGGGAGAATTGTCTATGCCGTTGGCATATTCAAAAATACGGATTCCGCCTTTTTGTCCCACCAGCGACTGCAAAAACGCTAAATCCAGAGCCGCGGCATCGCCTATGGTATGTATATTTGCTTTTTTCAGACGCTCTGCGGTGGAATGCCCCACCAAAAACAAGTCACCAATGGGCAGGGGCCACATTTTTTGCGGAATTTCTTCGGTAAAGAGGGTATGCACCTTGTCGGGCTTTTCAAAGTCGCTCGCCATTTTTGCCAGCAGCTTGTTACTGCCCACACCAATGTTGACGGTAAAGTGCAAGGTATCCCGAATCTCATTTTTTATGGTATACGCCAGGGCAATGGGGTCGGGATAGACGGCTTCGGTACCGCTCATATCCAAAAAACACTCGTCAATGGAAAACTGCTCAACCACGGGTGCATATTTACGGCAGACCGCCATGAACGCTTCGGAATTTTTATGATATGTGTGAAAATCGGGCGGAACAATCACCAATTGCGGACATTTTTTCAGGGCGTTTGCAATGGGTTCTCCCGTCTTGATACCAAATTTTTTTGCGGGAATGGATTTTGCCAAAACAATACCGTGCCTTGTTTCGGGATTTCCGCCCACCACGGCAGGGATATTCCGCAAATCAGGCTCTCCCTGCGCTACCCGTTTTGCTGCTTCCCAGGACAAATATGCACTGTTTACGTCCACATGAAAAATGAGCCGTTTCACCGGTTTCCACCCCCTTTTTGTTTTAGTATAACAAATCTTCTGCCGATTTGCAAGCCTTCTGACCCCCAACTTAAAAAATGTATTGCAATCAAGCATAAACCATGATAAAATGAACTATAGAGATTTGTTAAAAGGAGGCACAGAAATGTACGAGCCAAACCACGAACAACCCCCGGTTTACCCGCCGCAGGGAATGCCTGTTCAGAAAAATAAAACCGTAACCGCTCTGGCTGTTGTTTTAAGCATTACCGGGGCACTGCTTCTTTGCATTATTCTGGTCGCTGTTTTGTTTATGACCGGAACAATTAAGCTTGGAGGCGACGATTCTGAAAATCCGACCGTTCTGGAAATTCAGACAGAAAAAAGCGACACGGTTTCATCTGAAGAGTCCGGTGTTGTTTCGCAGGTCATGTTTGTATCCAACGTCCCCAATTCCATTTATTTCCGCAGTACGCCCGATGAACAGAGCGACAACATTATCACCACCATTTCCCGCGGGACGGCTGTAACCTTTCTGAAAAACGCCAACACCGTGTTTGCTGAAATCAGCTATAACGGGCAGACCGGCTATGTAAAACGCGAATATCTTTCTGCTACACAGCCTTCTCCCTCTTATGAAAGTGCAAATACCGGCGACACAACCGTTAAAAGCTATATGTATGTGGCAAATGTAGAAAACTCTATTTATTTAAGAAGCAGTCCGAAAGAGGTTTCGGGCAATGTTATCTGCACCATACCTGTTGGCACTTCTGTAGGCTATATCAGCACCACAGGCAACTTTTGCAAAATCAACTACAACGGAACAATCGGATACGCCAAATCCAAATATTTAGAAAATGAATATTATCCGTATACCGACTATATGATGGAGGTTTACAATGTTCCGAACTCTATTTACTTAAGAAGCGAGCCGTATGAGGATGCGTCCAATGTCATCTGTCAGATTCCCGTGGGCAGTTATGTTACCTACATAAACAACGGAAACGGCACCTTCTATTATATAGAATGGAACGGATACCGCGGATACGCCAAAGCAAAATATTTAAGATAACAAACATCCCCTCTGCTGATTGCAGAGGGGATATATTTTTTATTGTTTATTTTTTCATCTTTGGTTTAAAGGTAAACATCTTTAAAATGGTGAATGTAATGGGCACGCCCAGCACCGCCGAAAGGGTAAAGGATACAAATTCCGGCATGTTTAAGGTATTGTAAAAAATCAGCACGCACACATTCTGAATGGCAAAATTCGGAATATAGGATGCACAAAACTGAATAAAGCGGGTTACACTCATTTTCTGACAGAAAATGTACATGGTATTCAGCACATACGCAACACCCAGCGAGGAGATGTAGCCCACCACAAATGCCAGGTTCGGGGGCATGATTGCCGAAAGCACGGTGGATGCGATAATGCAGAACGAGCCGTTTATAAGACCCAATGTGATAAACGCCAGGAAAGCTCTGGTAAAAAATACCGAACGGAAAAAGTTTTTCTTTTTGGGCTTGTATTTCTGCACCGGAATGATGCTTTCCCCATCCACCACATAAGAATGGGTCGAAAGTGCCAGCATTTTTTTGTCGGGCATTGGCTCACTATAGTAATTGTCAATTTTAAGGTTCGGAAACAGCTTACGGAGTCTGTTCACTTTTTCCTCACCACGGCATTCCTCGCCAAGACAGACTCCCGTTTTTTTGTCCACATCGGATGCAATCAGGTATCTTATGCCCAAGCGCTTTGCAATAGGCTCTAACAAAAACGAGGGAGATGCAGAAGTAATCACATCGTTTTCGGTTTGCTTTTCCTTGTACCAGAGCTGAATCTTTTTTTCGTGCTTGTCCCAAAAGCTTTCAATCAGCTCATCGGTATCCTCTACGGCTTTTAAAAAACAGAAGCATTCCTGTTTGAACCGTGCAAGCGAAATGCGCTGGAACAGGAACATGAATGCATACACGATAATGTGTGGCCAGAACCGCATCAGCGACGGATGCTTCTTTAACGCAAAGGTATAAAAGTCGAGCACGCAATAGCCTCGGTAAATGGTATAATTAAAATTATAAACGTTCAAACTTGGATGCCTCCTTTTGCACGGCTGACATAGCCGTTTGCTAAAGACTTCTCACTTTATAATCTATATTATACCATAAAGCTTACGATTTTTCAACCTATAATTTTTTGTGGGTAAAAACATGAAAATTTTGTGACAAATGTAGACAAATTTAAAAAAGTATGGTACACTGGATTTATCTTATTTTTAGGAGGAACAAACATGAAACAAGTAAAAGGATTTATTGCAGGCATTCTGGTTGCCGCTTTATTTATGGCAATGCCTGTTTTTGCGGATGCTGTTTCGGAAACCATCTCGGTTTTGAAAGACTATGTGACGGTTGAGATTGACGGAGAAACCAAGGATGTCCGCAATTTTGTGCATGAAGGCACGACTTATATCGCATTGCGCGATGTATCCGAGCTTTTAGGCTGTACCGTTGGCTGGGACGATGCGACCCGCACTGCGTCCATCTCAACCGGTAAGGCGCCTGCCCAAATGACAACCGCTGCCATTGAAGTTAACGGCAAGGTTATTTCGGATGCAGATTTTTCCGCAATGTATACTGCTGTGGATAACTATTACGGCACCAAGATGACTAAGGAAGAAAAGATTCAGTTTGTAAAGGACGAGTTGGTTATGCAGAGCGTTGCCAACGCAAAGGCAGAGGAATTAAAGCTTACAAACAAAGATGAATTGCGTGCACAAGCGACTGCAGAACTTGCCGAGTTAGATGCCCAGTACGGTGCAGACATGACCAATCAGCTGCTTCAGGCATACTATGGTCAGACCAGAGAGCAGTACATAGAGTCTTGCATCACCGAAGCTTCCAATCAGGCACTTTTGGATTACATGTCCAAAAATCTGCCTAAATATGCAGAAGCAGAAGCCGGTGCAAAGGAATTCTATGAAGCAAACAAGGAAAGCTACAAGCAACGCTCGGTGCAGGTTAAGCACATTTTGATTCCCACCAATGGTGAAAACGAGGAAGCGGTTAAAGCAGAAGTGGATAAAATTGCTTCTCAGGTAAATAAAGATACCTTTGATATGGTGCTTCTCTCCTACAACAATGACCCGGGTCAGCCTGAAAACGGCTACCTCGTAACGGGTGACGGTACCTTTGTTCCCGAGTTTGAAGAAGCGGCACTTGCGTTTACCGAAGCAGGTCAGATTTCGAAGCCTGTTAAAACCAGCTATGGCTACCATATTTTGATGGCAGTTGAAATCAACGAATATCTGCCCTACGAAACCTTCTTAAAGAGCTATCTGCAACAGAAATATTCCGAAATTGATCTGGAATATTTAAAAGAATGGGTTGCCGGAGCAAATGTTGTATACCACGATGATGTCATCAACACAATTGTAAAATAACCATTAAAAACCGCTCGCATGGGCGGTTTTTTTATGGACAAATTGCAGAATGTATGTTACAATAAATAAAAAGGAGGGATACTACATGGAGCGGATTTTAAAGAAGTTGCCCGAGCCGTTGCTTGCGTGGTACAGACAAAACAAAAGAGACCTGCCCTGGCGTAAAAACACCGACCCTTATCGGGTATGGATTTCCGAAATCATGCTCCAGCAGACCCGTGTGGAAGCGGTTATCGGGTACTATGACCGTTTTTTAAAGACCTTTCCGGACGTTGCCTCTCTGGCTAATGCCGATGAGGATAAGCTTTTAAAATGCTGGGAGGGTTTAGGCTATTACAGCCGTGCCCGCAACTTAAAAAAGGCAGCAAACGAAATTATACAGAATCACGGTGGTGTTTTCCCGTCCGATTTTGAGAGCATCCGAAAGCTGACCGGCATCGGGCCTTATACGGCAGGCGCTATCTCATCCATTTGCTTTTCCTTAAAAAAAGCGGCAGTGGACGGCAATGTGTTACGCATTGTGTCCCGCATCACCAATAGTTTCAAACCCATTGATGCACCACAGACCAAAAAGGAAATTACCGAAAGCTTAGAAAAAATATATCCTGCTTCGGCAGGCGATTTTACCCAAAGCTTAATGGAGCTCGGCGCAACGGTTTGCATTCCCAAATCGCCTAAATGCGAGAGCTGTCCCGTATCTGACCTTTGTCAAAGCCGAAAAGAAAACACCCAGAAGCTTTTGCCCGTAAAATCACCCAAAAAAGATAAAAAAATCCAGAAAAAGACCGTGTTTTTACTGAAATGCGGTGAAAAATATGCCCTTTGCCAGCGGGAAAAGACGGGCTTGCTTGCCTCCCTCTGGCAGTTTCCCAACACAGACAAGCACCTCTCGGTTACTGATGCGGTAAGCTTTGCCGAAAGCATGGGCACAAAGCCTTACGAAGTGGTAAGCCGTGTGGAAAAGCAACACATTTTTACCCACATTCGCTGGGAAATGATTGGTTACACTCTGCTTTGCCGTAAAATGCCCGACACCTTCCAATGGGCAGACGAGCAAGAAATCGAAAGCACCTACGCACTTCCCACCGCTTTCCGACAATTTATAGAAGAGTAGCTTCTCTTGTAAGTACTTTCCAAAAAATAAACAGCTCAATACGGCTTATCCGTATTGAGCTGTTTTCATTTAATTTCCTGTTCGAGGTTATCAAAATAGTCCGTGGAGAAAAATTCTCTCAATGTAATTTCTAAACCGTCACAAAGCTTTTTTATGGTACGAATGGATATGTCACGCCGAGCCGGATCTACCATGCTGTATGCTGTAGACGGTGTAACGCCCGATAGATTGGCAAGTGTATTGATTTTTATTTTTTTCGCATCGCAAAGTTCCTGAACTCTTTGCACAACAGCATCTTTCAAATCCATTTCAAAACACCTCTTGTATTTATTTGCCTAAAAGCTTATGGATATCACTTCGCATTTTGGCGCTTACTGAACGCTTAAGGTTTCACCGGGTGCTACGCTGTATAAAGTGCCGTCGATATCAAACCAGACGGTAAACAGATTGGGGTTATACACTTTTTGGCTGTTCGCACTCCATTTTAAACGCATGTAACCTTCCACATAATCGTAAATTTCAATATTGGTTGCGTACCAGATTTCATCGTTTCTGCTCACCGCTTCGCAGATTTCGGTTAAATGTTCCCAGTTATTCTTTCTGTCAAATTCAAAGCTGTGTCCCCAGATATACAAAAGAAGAGGCGGACTTGTTCTGCGATAACCCGTCTTGGGATTTGCCTCAAAAGCCAGGAATTTTTCAATATACTGCATAATTTCAGGATTATCATGATGCGCGGTGGGCATCCATGCATGCCAGTCCTGCGGCAACTCAAACTTATCGTTGTCGCCCCCTAAGGTTCTGGAATATGCAATACCAAGCTCGGTTAAATACCGCTTGACATCCTCGTATTTGGTACCGTTTGCGGTACGGGTAATGCCCGAATCCGGATACGCCATACCC
This window encodes:
- a CDS encoding serine hydrolase — protein: MGIKYKYSVYADIGAENEENRQNFFANGQYMNFKEMKAGAAYVTSNPGNRQIFALMKDEKSEARASNLAALFLDRLRKKKNKLRVAQTSEYLRQTLLNMDRGIRENLQGEDGTTLTMLYINNGNAHAACVGNDTIYKYYQEDNRLEKPENTLSANGRLGKHPEVFGPLAPFVTSLGKVNPRKNYLLLSDSLDRALSPEEIVEILSTTTGNVAQALAEKAEENGANGNVCAIYVQPKKKKWWLAPLILLILIAGFFAVKNSGLPELLQNIGKDTQTETVAVSDGQTGQDSAETVDVEKTVPGSMRALKKELDGFAEYITGDNSNVTYYVKDIKTGEEIYRNAEQKMDADRLIDLYIMAEIYRLADDGTITMSDSVKGQIESMLVKNDDASREALLLLAGNGEREAGVKAVTENATKKLGCTATALQADEDTANETSAKDCGTLLEMMYKNELVSAEASAEMLDLLKAQQNKDKIPHFLPDGTTVANRSGETSAVQNDTAIVYTEKGDFILSVMISDYTNSSEEAEDVIASMSEAVFNYITDES
- a CDS encoding zinc ribbon domain-containing protein, which translates into the protein MKFCKKCGNAMEDVAAFCGKCGTAAELSEEAAAPEEVNRAEATPMESIPQTEPAPVQKPIPDGYMPAELDMSDSPYAPDSFISNFHENIGGSSLFLIAIILTSTVVVLQFITSLLGIMNGNYEHVFFLFGTLVTAGMLCTGLWLIYAASASPTLPEKCYIAFWLLKTFFILALIWQGLGLLVDLTSVYISMTGTNVMSQLGPVAQDGVGKGMLMLIKILLGKGTMLPYLCCSYYLIRSLEKKFDENEEDYCEEGKAFSVFKAYAVFCAVHAIGALLSSFFIEYNYVNVMGIILALINAVPLTIYAWQAWVGPFDSVDFDFSGIFF
- a CDS encoding DNA polymerase IV — protein: MLDCNTFFKLGVRRLANRQKICYTKTKRGWKPVKRLIFHVDVNSAYLSWEAAKRVAQGEPDLRNIPAVVGGNPETRHGIVLAKSIPAKKFGIKTGEPIANALKKCPQLVIVPPDFHTYHKNSEAFMAVCRKYAPVVEQFSIDECFLDMSGTEAVYPDPIALAYTIKNEIRDTLHFTVNIGVGSNKLLAKMASDFEKPDKVHTLFTEEIPQKMWPLPIGDLFLVGHSTAERLKKANIHTIGDAAALDLAFLQSLVGQKGGIRIFEYANGIDNSPICSEREKPKGYSHSITLSEDVTDKETAYKVLLALSDATATRMRADGAKAYSVSVSVRSSDFKNKSHQCKLDNPTDITNEVYALSKKLFDELWDGKTPLRLLGVALTQITFEEYVQTSLFDTATDEKSRKIDKAVDSIRNRFGMDTIVRGANYHSGLKVARKHKAKTEK
- a CDS encoding SH3 domain-containing protein produces the protein MYEPNHEQPPVYPPQGMPVQKNKTVTALAVVLSITGALLLCIILVAVLFMTGTIKLGGDDSENPTVLEIQTEKSDTVSSEESGVVSQVMFVSNVPNSIYFRSTPDEQSDNIITTISRGTAVTFLKNANTVFAEISYNGQTGYVKREYLSATQPSPSYESANTGDTTVKSYMYVANVENSIYLRSSPKEVSGNVICTIPVGTSVGYISTTGNFCKINYNGTIGYAKSKYLENEYYPYTDYMMEVYNVPNSIYLRSEPYEDASNVICQIPVGSYVTYINNGNGTFYYIEWNGYRGYAKAKYLR
- a CDS encoding GtrA family protein translates to MNVYNFNYTIYRGYCVLDFYTFALKKHPSLMRFWPHIIVYAFMFLFQRISLARFKQECFCFLKAVEDTDELIESFWDKHEKKIQLWYKEKQTENDVITSASPSFLLEPIAKRLGIRYLIASDVDKKTGVCLGEECRGEEKVNRLRKLFPNLKIDNYYSEPMPDKKMLALSTHSYVVDGESIIPVQKYKPKKKNFFRSVFFTRAFLAFITLGLINGSFCIIASTVLSAIMPPNLAFVVGYISSLGVAYVLNTMYIFCQKMSVTRFIQFCASYIPNFAIQNVCVLIFYNTLNMPEFVSFTLSAVLGVPITFTILKMFTFKPKMKK
- a CDS encoding peptidylprolyl isomerase, with product MKQVKGFIAGILVAALFMAMPVFADAVSETISVLKDYVTVEIDGETKDVRNFVHEGTTYIALRDVSELLGCTVGWDDATRTASISTGKAPAQMTTAAIEVNGKVISDADFSAMYTAVDNYYGTKMTKEEKIQFVKDELVMQSVANAKAEELKLTNKDELRAQATAELAELDAQYGADMTNQLLQAYYGQTREQYIESCITEASNQALLDYMSKNLPKYAEAEAGAKEFYEANKESYKQRSVQVKHILIPTNGENEEAVKAEVDKIASQVNKDTFDMVLLSYNNDPGQPENGYLVTGDGTFVPEFEEAALAFTEAGQISKPVKTSYGYHILMAVEINEYLPYETFLKSYLQQKYSEIDLEYLKEWVAGANVVYHDDVINTIVK
- the mutY gene encoding A/G-specific adenine glycosylase; translated protein: MERILKKLPEPLLAWYRQNKRDLPWRKNTDPYRVWISEIMLQQTRVEAVIGYYDRFLKTFPDVASLANADEDKLLKCWEGLGYYSRARNLKKAANEIIQNHGGVFPSDFESIRKLTGIGPYTAGAISSICFSLKKAAVDGNVLRIVSRITNSFKPIDAPQTKKEITESLEKIYPASAGDFTQSLMELGATVCIPKSPKCESCPVSDLCQSRKENTQKLLPVKSPKKDKKIQKKTVFLLKCGEKYALCQREKTGLLASLWQFPNTDKHLSVTDAVSFAESMGTKPYEVVSRVEKQHIFTHIRWEMIGYTLLCRKMPDTFQWADEQEIESTYALPTAFRQFIEE
- a CDS encoding helix-turn-helix transcriptional regulator codes for the protein MDLKDAVVQRVQELCDAKKIKINTLANLSGVTPSTAYSMVDPARRDISIRTIKKLCDGLEITLREFFSTDYFDNLEQEIK
- a CDS encoding polysaccharide deacetylase family protein, which codes for MRYKYLRFPGGKPKAVTFSYDDGCFADERTAKTLAKYGLKGTFNLNGFGWKKDTGLSAKQVKEFILGNGHEVAVHGYCHRAMGVQTVIDGIRDVLDNRLELEQELDTIVRGMAYPDSGITRTANGTKYEDVKRYLTELGIAYSRTLGGDNDKFELPQDWHAWMPTAHHDNPEIMQYIEKFLAFEANPKTGYRRTSPPLLLYIWGHSFEFDRKNNWEHLTEICEAVSRNDEIWYATNIEIYDYVEGYMRLKWSANSQKVYNPNLFTVWFDIDGTLYSVAPGETLSVQ